Part of the Coregonus clupeaformis isolate EN_2021a unplaced genomic scaffold, ASM2061545v1 scaf0072, whole genome shotgun sequence genome is shown below.
acttgattgagttggaggtgtgcttggccacgcagtcatgggtgaacagggagtacaggagggggctgagctgTAAACAGTCTAGGTGAAAGCAGTAGAATAGATGCCTACTGGAAATGTCCAGATCTTTCATTTCAGTGTAGGTGAAACGAGAAAAGGAGAGGGAGCCATTTTAGACATCAGATACCAGAGTAAGAACGTTATGTCCTGACTTGCTGTGATCATTTTTTCTCCCTTAGGTATTCACTGTGGAAGAGATGATGCCTCACATGCAAGACCTCTGTGGAGCAGTTACCAAGAACCTCTTCCTGAAAGACAAGAAGAAGAAGGGCCTGTGGCTAGTCTCTGTCCGCCACGACCGTCCGGTCAACCTCAACGACCTGGCTAAGAAGCTAGGCTTGGGTAGTGGCAACCTCCGCTTTGCTGAGGAGGCAGCCATGTTGGAGAAACTGAAGGTGGGCCAAGGCTGTGCCACCGCCCTGGCACTCTTCTGTGATAAGGACCAGAGCGTCAAGTTTGTTCTGGACAGCGACCTGGTCAACGGAGGCCATGAGCGGGTGTACTTCCATCCCATGACCAATGCCGTCTCTATGGGACTAAAGCCAGAGGATCTCTTGAAGTTTTTAAAGGAGACAGGACATGAAGCAGTTCTTCAGAGCTTTGACTAGTAAATACCTTGAAATTAACATACTATCCTGTCAGACTGTGCTTTGGTACAATTATTTATTTCTAAGGTATTTACCTGTGTGCCTTTACTTCGGCTTATCAAGAAATGgccattgtaaaaaataaaatctaACTTTTGGGACGGAATCAGGGCTGGAGAGCCCTTGTTTTCTATGGGCAAGATACCAGTAGATTGTTGGTTATATCAAGTACATGGTTGAAAGACAATGTAGTAGTGAATTAGTGTTTGCATTGTATCTGCGAGATCTAGTAATTTACAGTTTTGACACTAAATACTTTAGTGTAATAAAGCAGATGATGGAACATTGATTCTCCACTCATCTTCTTTGAGTATACGCTAGCTTTCTAGAGAAGTTTGTGGTCATACGCACATCTTTAACTTAGGTGCTGGGCTAATAAAGAACACCTGTAAAGAAGAGGAATGTTCCTAATTCACCACTTCATCGACCTGACCAAGATCCGGTTGGGATCTAAACATTTTCAATAAAGCAGTGAAGTGGGAGTATAAACAGTGCGGGCCCATCTCCCCCAAAAATGGCATATATAAGATTTAAAGGGGCATTATGTTAATCTGTCCATAGAAATCATGACATTACTTCAGTTGGTGATTAGATGACAAATCATTCACCAGAGGAAGAATAGATGACACTGTTGAGGGTTACAGTATTTTATGAGATGAAGACTTGGCACTGAAGATGAAATGACACACAGGAGTCTTCTGGAGTTTTAATTACATCAAATGGATTTATGTAAAAGTGGAGAAGTGAACACTAGGTCATCACAGACACAGTAATCTGACAGCACTGTACACATACACAGCTGTGCCATTCAGCTCACACAACCTTTATCTTGATTGGATTGGCTGTCAATCAAACAGATGGCATGGCTTCCTGCGATAGTCATTTTGGCATTTCAGAGGAACACAACTTAAAACATAGTCCATTCTGATTGGGAGGAAAGCGTGTTGATTGCTCCATGCAGATTGTGGTTGACC
Proteins encoded:
- the LOC121553630 gene encoding prolyl-tRNA synthetase associated domain-containing protein 1-like — translated: MATPALRTELEKYLESLNIQTVCIDHPPVFTVEEMMPHMQDLCGAVTKNLFLKDKKKKGLWLVSVRHDRPVNLNDLAKKLGLGSGNLRFAEEAAMLEKLKVGQGCATALALFCDKDQSVKFVLDSDLVNGGHERVYFHPMTNAVSMGLKPEDLLKFLKETGHEAVLQSFD